The Rhodopseudomonas palustris genome window below encodes:
- a CDS encoding autotransporter outer membrane beta-barrel domain-containing protein yields MASIIDGDRSRGVQPWSRQISKRRMCSGARLFLPIGAVFTSVLPLSAQTVTVTNQSEFDAAIQQAITAGQPNTIDVLSATPITADTGFVLPGQASPLNLNFGLTPTLNVGVGTTGTLTFGDGTNLTFAPTTGPAGWSVGRDAGGNGTVNMTGGVVSFVGSQANYLALNIGRGTGATGTFNQSGGSVDLAGGALQIGVVGGTGTYNLSGNGSLALSATAGTLYLGASVGDVALLHISGDASFSGGRQMYVGNAGSLGIITQDGAGSNVVLNGLNFALFGARVGGGGGPAGTGIYNLSAGNLDIGSSGASFGNASGGFGYFNQSGGTFNTVGGSALLRIGQSGTGEYNLSGGTATLAAGMDIGQFAGSSGTVNQSGGVLTLAGGVIHFLAGTGVYNLTGGTLQIGGVNPITTTGVGTYQFNLGGGTIQVFGSNLDSDTPFTLLPGTVSAIDTNGLSASLSGVLSGSGGLAKTGAGSLALSGLNTYSGGTFLNGGILQVAADSDLGATTGGLTFGGGTLQFLTGLMTNRTISLGAGSGIFDTNGNNATLGGPIDGAGGLIKTGIGVLTLVGPGSYSGATTVDAGTLQTGAADVLSPVSAFSVASLGALNLNGFDQTIGSLSGSGAVALGSATLTTGGDGSSTEFSGIVSGAGGLRKVGTGVFGLSGANTYTGATTIDAGVLNVSGSLASTVFASNGGTLTGNGTVQNLAVGNGGTVAPGNATLNVSGNISFAAGSVFEVDVTAAAPSSRLAVGGSATLAGGTVQVFGTPARDLTYTILTAAQGVTGTFANVVAPSSIFLSTVLSYTPTSVLLSLQQTRAFVDVAVTPNQVSVAAALDALPAGNPLFESILTQASAAGSLQAYDALSGELHASTQTVMLDDSRVVRQALLGRMRQASFGDASGLMASLGGGPTVVYAQPALAFEDRFAANADAFASADPRGTAAPARARPVAAHEHEIAWWTQGVGAWGKIASDQNAASITRDLGGFVTGVDARFGNHWRAGLAGGYTNSNVTVASRASSAVIETAHLAAYAGTNYGSWNLRSGVSISRSEVDTSRIIAFPGFFDRTRARYGATTTQVFGEVGYGLLLGAIAAEPFAGLAGVHLSTDGFNEAGGSAALNGMHSSNDVGYSSIGARLASPFVLPNGAVLVPRASVAWQHAFGDVAPSAALAFRGAGAAFNISGIPLAQNAALIEGGLDFVMTSQATIGISYVSQIAESAQDHSIKGNLLVRF; encoded by the coding sequence ATGGCTTCGATCATCGACGGGGACCGATCGCGTGGTGTGCAGCCTTGGTCCCGCCAGATTTCAAAACGCAGAATGTGCTCCGGGGCACGTCTATTCCTACCTATTGGGGCGGTGTTCACAAGCGTGCTTCCCCTCTCGGCGCAGACCGTCACAGTCACCAACCAATCCGAATTTGACGCAGCCATTCAGCAAGCGATCACCGCTGGCCAGCCCAACACTATCGATGTGCTCAGCGCAACGCCGATCACTGCCGATACGGGGTTCGTACTGCCCGGGCAGGCATCGCCGCTGAACCTCAATTTCGGACTGACGCCCACTCTCAACGTCGGCGTGGGGACGACCGGAACCCTGACGTTCGGTGACGGCACAAATCTCACTTTTGCGCCGACCACAGGCCCTGCGGGGTGGTCGGTCGGCCGGGACGCTGGCGGCAACGGCACGGTCAATATGACCGGCGGTGTGGTCTCTTTCGTCGGCTCGCAAGCGAACTATCTGGCGCTCAACATTGGGCGCGGCACCGGCGCCACGGGGACGTTCAATCAAAGCGGCGGCAGCGTCGACTTGGCCGGCGGAGCGCTTCAGATCGGCGTCGTTGGAGGCACCGGCACCTACAACCTCTCGGGCAATGGCTCGCTGGCGCTCTCCGCGACCGCCGGCACTCTGTATCTTGGCGCCAGTGTCGGCGATGTCGCTCTGTTGCACATCTCCGGCGACGCCAGCTTCAGCGGCGGCCGCCAAATGTATGTGGGCAACGCCGGCAGCTTGGGCATCATCACCCAGGACGGTGCAGGTTCGAATGTGGTCCTCAACGGCCTGAATTTCGCGCTGTTCGGAGCCCGCGTCGGCGGCGGGGGCGGTCCGGCGGGCACCGGCATCTATAATCTGAGCGCCGGAAACCTCGACATCGGAAGCTCTGGCGCAAGCTTCGGCAATGCCTCCGGCGGGTTCGGCTACTTCAATCAAAGCGGCGGCACCTTCAACACGGTCGGCGGCAGCGCGCTGTTGCGGATCGGCCAGTCCGGCACCGGCGAATACAATCTGAGCGGCGGCACCGCGACGCTGGCGGCCGGAATGGATATCGGACAGTTTGCCGGCTCGAGCGGCACCGTCAATCAATCCGGCGGCGTATTGACGCTCGCAGGCGGGGTGATCCATTTTCTCGCCGGAACCGGAGTCTACAATCTGACCGGTGGCACGCTGCAGATCGGCGGCGTCAATCCGATTACGACGACTGGCGTTGGCACCTATCAATTCAACCTTGGTGGCGGCACTATCCAGGTGTTCGGATCCAACCTGGACAGCGATACCCCGTTCACGCTGCTTCCCGGCACGGTCTCGGCGATCGACACCAACGGGTTGAGCGCGTCGCTGAGCGGTGTGCTGTCAGGCAGCGGCGGCCTGGCCAAGACCGGCGCCGGATCGTTGGCTCTGTCCGGCCTCAATACCTATTCCGGCGGGACCTTCCTGAACGGCGGAATACTCCAGGTCGCAGCGGACTCCGATCTCGGCGCAACAACCGGAGGCCTCACCTTCGGCGGGGGCACACTGCAATTTCTCACAGGGCTGATGACCAACCGCACAATCAGCCTTGGCGCCGGCAGTGGCATCTTCGACACCAACGGCAACAATGCAACGCTCGGAGGCCCGATCGACGGCGCCGGTGGGTTGATCAAGACCGGCATCGGAGTTCTGACGCTGGTCGGACCGGGCAGCTATTCGGGTGCGACGACGGTCGATGCGGGAACGCTTCAAACCGGCGCTGCGGATGTCTTGTCACCGGTCAGTGCCTTTTCGGTCGCAAGCCTTGGCGCCCTCAATCTCAACGGTTTCGATCAGACCATCGGCTCGCTGTCGGGCAGCGGCGCGGTCGCGTTGGGATCGGCGACGCTGACCACCGGCGGTGACGGCAGCTCGACCGAATTTTCGGGCATCGTCAGTGGAGCCGGCGGATTGCGCAAGGTTGGCACCGGCGTCTTCGGGCTCTCGGGTGCCAACACCTATACGGGTGCGACCACCATCGACGCTGGCGTGTTGAACGTCAGTGGCTCGCTGGCCTCGACGGTGTTTGCCAGTAACGGTGGTACGCTCACGGGCAATGGGACCGTTCAGAACCTGGCCGTCGGCAATGGCGGCACCGTGGCGCCGGGCAATGCGACACTGAACGTATCGGGCAATATCAGCTTCGCCGCGGGATCGGTGTTCGAGGTGGATGTCACTGCGGCAGCACCGTCAAGCCGGCTCGCCGTGGGCGGATCCGCGACCCTGGCGGGTGGAACCGTTCAGGTATTTGGTACTCCCGCCAGAGATCTCACTTATACAATCCTGACGGCGGCGCAAGGCGTGACCGGCACGTTCGCCAACGTTGTCGCGCCGAGTTCTATCTTCCTCAGCACGGTGCTGAGTTACACGCCGACATCGGTGCTGCTCAGCCTGCAGCAGACACGCGCCTTTGTCGATGTGGCGGTGACACCGAACCAAGTCAGCGTCGCTGCCGCGCTTGATGCGCTTCCGGCTGGGAATCCGTTGTTCGAATCGATTTTGACACAGGCCTCCGCGGCCGGTTCCCTGCAAGCATATGATGCGCTCTCGGGAGAGCTTCACGCCAGCACTCAAACGGTCATGCTCGATGATAGTCGCGTCGTGCGCCAAGCCTTGCTCGGGCGCATGCGGCAAGCGTCGTTCGGCGACGCGAGCGGTCTCATGGCCTCGCTCGGCGGCGGACCGACCGTCGTCTACGCACAGCCGGCGCTCGCCTTTGAGGATCGCTTCGCTGCCAACGCGGATGCTTTCGCTTCCGCGGATCCGCGCGGGACGGCGGCGCCGGCCAGGGCCAGGCCAGTCGCCGCCCATGAACACGAGATCGCCTGGTGGACACAGGGCGTGGGGGCTTGGGGCAAAATCGCCAGCGATCAGAACGCCGCATCCATCACCCGGGATCTGGGCGGGTTCGTCACCGGTGTCGACGCCCGCTTCGGCAATCATTGGCGCGCAGGCTTGGCCGGCGGCTACACCAACTCGAATGTCACCGTCGCCTCGCGCGCAAGCTCAGCGGTGATCGAGACGGCGCACCTGGCCGCCTATGCGGGCACCAATTACGGATCGTGGAACCTGCGCTCCGGAGTGTCCATCAGCCGCAGCGAAGTCGACACCAGCCGCATCATCGCATTCCCCGGCTTCTTCGATCGCACCCGCGCGCGCTATGGTGCCACGACGACTCAGGTGTTTGGCGAAGTCGGCTATGGCCTGCTGCTCGGCGCAATTGCGGCCGAGCCTTTTGCCGGCCTCGCGGGCGTACATCTCAGCACCGACGGCTTCAACGAGGCCGGCGGCAGCGCAGCGCTCAACGGCATGCACAGCAGCAACGATGTGGGCTATTCCTCAATTGGCGCGCGGCTGGCGAGTCCTTTCGTGCTACCGAATGGCGCGGTGCTGGTACCGCGTGCGTCCGTCGCATGGCAGCATGCCTTCGGCGACGTGGCGCCGTCTGCCGCTCTGGCGTTTCGCGGAGCAGGCGCGGCATTCAACATTTCCGGCATCCCGCTTGCACAGAATGCTGCGTTGATTGAAGGCGGACTGGACTTCGTAATGACGTCGCAGGCGACCATCGGGATTTCCTACGTGAGCCAGATAGCCGAGTCGGCGCAGGATCATTCGATCAAGGGCAATCTGCTGGTCCGGTTCTGA
- the dusA gene encoding tRNA dihydrouridine(20/20a) synthase DusA, translated as MLSNQSHRFAVAPMMEWTDRHCRVFHRLLTRRALLYSEMLTASAVIHGDRARLLGFDASEHPVALQLGGSNPADLATAAKIGEDFGYDEINLNVGCPSDRVKDGRFGACLMAEPELVADCVAAMKRAVRIPVTVKCRIGIDDQDPEAALDTLARSVVAAGVDALIVHARKAWLNGLSPKENRDIPPLDYDRVYRLKRAMPDLPIIINGGIGSIAEAKQHLAHVDGVMLGRAAYQEPWRLLDVDPELFGDAARYATMKDALEALIPYIEQQLAQGMRLHAITRHLIGAYQGVPGARAFRRYLSEFGVKPDADTSVLRKAMVAVEQRAAA; from the coding sequence ATGCTGTCAAATCAATCGCATAGATTTGCCGTGGCGCCCATGATGGAGTGGACCGACCGGCATTGCCGCGTGTTCCATCGGCTGCTGACGCGCCGTGCGCTGTTGTATTCCGAGATGCTGACCGCGAGCGCCGTGATCCATGGCGACCGGGCGCGGCTGCTCGGGTTCGATGCGTCCGAACATCCGGTGGCGCTGCAGCTCGGCGGTTCCAATCCGGCCGACCTGGCGACCGCCGCGAAGATCGGCGAGGATTTCGGCTATGACGAGATCAATCTCAATGTCGGCTGCCCGTCCGATCGGGTGAAGGACGGCCGGTTCGGCGCCTGCCTGATGGCGGAGCCCGAACTGGTCGCGGATTGCGTCGCGGCGATGAAGCGCGCGGTGCGCATTCCGGTGACGGTGAAATGCCGGATCGGCATCGACGATCAGGATCCGGAAGCGGCGCTCGACACGCTGGCGCGCAGCGTCGTCGCCGCCGGCGTCGATGCGCTGATCGTGCATGCGCGCAAGGCGTGGCTCAACGGTCTGTCGCCGAAAGAAAACCGCGACATCCCGCCGCTCGACTACGATCGGGTGTACCGGCTGAAGCGGGCGATGCCCGATCTGCCGATCATCATCAATGGCGGCATCGGCAGTATCGCCGAGGCGAAGCAGCATCTGGCGCATGTCGACGGCGTGATGCTCGGCCGCGCCGCGTATCAGGAGCCGTGGCGGCTGCTCGACGTCGATCCGGAATTGTTCGGCGATGCCGCGCGGTACGCCACGATGAAGGACGCGCTCGAGGCGCTGATCCCGTATATCGAGCAGCAACTCGCGCAGGGCATGCGGCTGCATGCGATCACCCGGCACCTCATCGGCGCGTATCAGGGCGTCCCCGGGGCGCGCGCGTTCCGGCGCTATCTGTCGGAATTCGGCGTCAAGCCGGATGCCGACACCAGCGTGTTGCGCAAGGCGATGGTCGCGGTCGAACAGCGCGCGGCCGCATAG
- a CDS encoding adenylate/guanylate cyclase domain-containing protein produces MKFTTRLILLVTVLTVGATLVTAALLTWTTRRAIITEAEASGEMVARLLARSASLASSIPAEVESMIADEMVAQGSILAQFVEAAERAGMTPDDINRRLKSITDATVLDEIWITDDKGHAYLHSTPGIDFTFSSSPQVQPQAFAFHDLLTGKQKVVDQDARKRDIDNQHFKYVGVGGIDKPRIIQVGRSAKLLEQLTAKVGLQRAVENLLADGDIDAVWVFDRKLDAIVGPGVYGVDRHEGPNKQELGPVGSVIADGRTRHVESRENLSVIAPVHNDKKEIVGAALVRLPMNRVWATVQSQAEIAAVTASAIAALGILLSIGVARHQSAPLRQITRAASALESQTFEPAMLAAAADRGDELGQLARVFTGMAGQVAAREEHLDSMVRQRTAELEARTRSLEGLSAALSKYLSPQVYSSIFSGHQVAEIASKRKKLTIFLSDIADFTATTDKLESEDLTAMLNRYLAEMAQIALKHGATIDKYVGDAVLAFFGDPESRGVKDDAVACVMMAIEMQTKLKQLETEWLAAGAQRPFRVRIGINTGYCTVGNFGSPDRMDYTIVGGEVNLTSRLEQNCEPGSILISHVTWSLVNDFIDAEERPALTVKGFGEPVRAYAVRGLKAATPAEIIRKELPGMRLFIDTASADRTEVRDALAKVVADLDEA; encoded by the coding sequence ATGAAATTCACCACCCGATTGATCCTGCTCGTCACCGTGCTGACGGTCGGCGCGACGCTCGTCACCGCCGCGCTGCTCACCTGGACGACACGCCGGGCCATCATCACCGAGGCGGAAGCATCCGGCGAGATGGTCGCGCGGCTGCTGGCGCGCAGCGCCAGCCTCGCCAGCTCGATTCCGGCCGAGGTGGAATCGATGATCGCCGACGAGATGGTGGCGCAAGGCAGCATTCTGGCGCAATTCGTCGAAGCGGCGGAGCGCGCGGGCATGACGCCCGACGACATCAATCGCCGGCTGAAGAGCATCACCGACGCGACCGTCTTGGACGAGATCTGGATCACCGACGACAAAGGCCATGCCTATCTGCACAGCACGCCGGGGATCGACTTCACTTTCAGCTCTTCGCCCCAGGTCCAGCCGCAGGCCTTCGCGTTCCACGATCTCCTGACCGGCAAGCAGAAGGTGGTCGACCAGGACGCGCGCAAGCGCGACATCGACAATCAGCATTTCAAGTATGTCGGCGTCGGCGGCATCGACAAGCCGAGGATCATTCAGGTCGGGCGCAGTGCGAAACTGCTCGAGCAGTTGACGGCGAAAGTCGGGCTGCAACGGGCCGTGGAGAACCTGCTGGCGGACGGCGACATCGACGCGGTGTGGGTGTTCGACCGCAAGCTCGACGCGATCGTCGGTCCCGGCGTCTACGGTGTGGACCGGCACGAGGGCCCCAACAAGCAGGAGCTGGGACCGGTCGGCTCGGTGATCGCCGACGGCCGGACCCGGCACGTCGAGAGCCGGGAGAACCTGAGCGTCATCGCGCCGGTTCACAACGACAAGAAGGAGATCGTCGGCGCCGCATTGGTCCGCCTGCCGATGAACCGGGTGTGGGCGACGGTGCAGAGTCAGGCCGAGATCGCCGCGGTGACGGCGTCCGCGATCGCCGCTCTGGGCATTCTGCTGTCGATCGGCGTCGCACGCCACCAATCCGCGCCGCTGCGCCAGATCACCCGGGCCGCGTCGGCGCTGGAATCCCAGACCTTCGAGCCCGCGATGCTCGCGGCCGCCGCCGATCGCGGCGACGAACTCGGACAGTTGGCGCGGGTGTTCACCGGGATGGCCGGTCAGGTCGCGGCACGCGAGGAGCATCTCGATTCGATGGTGAGGCAGCGCACCGCCGAACTCGAAGCCCGCACCCGCAGTCTCGAAGGCCTGTCGGCGGCGCTGTCGAAATACCTGTCACCGCAGGTGTACTCCTCGATATTCAGCGGCCATCAGGTCGCCGAGATCGCCTCGAAGCGCAAGAAACTGACGATCTTCCTGTCGGACATCGCCGACTTCACCGCCACCACCGACAAGCTGGAATCCGAAGACCTGACGGCGATGCTCAACCGCTATCTCGCCGAGATGGCGCAGATCGCGCTGAAGCACGGCGCCACCATCGACAAATATGTCGGCGACGCCGTGCTCGCCTTCTTCGGCGATCCGGAGAGCCGCGGCGTCAAGGACGACGCCGTCGCCTGCGTGATGATGGCGATCGAGATGCAGACCAAGCTCAAGCAACTGGAGACGGAGTGGCTGGCCGCGGGCGCGCAGCGGCCGTTCCGGGTGCGGATCGGCATCAACACCGGCTATTGCACCGTCGGCAATTTCGGCAGCCCCGATCGGATGGACTACACCATCGTCGGCGGCGAGGTGAATCTCACCTCGCGGCTCGAACAGAACTGCGAGCCGGGATCGATCCTGATCTCCCACGTCACCTGGTCGCTGGTGAACGACTTCATCGACGCGGAGGAGCGGCCGGCGCTGACCGTCAAGGGCTTCGGCGAGCCGGTCCGTGCCTACGCGGTCCGCGGCCTCAAGGCCGCAACGCCGGCCGAGATCATTCGCAAGGAATTGCCCGGGATGCGGCTGTTCATCGACACCGCCTCCGCCGATCGCACCGAGGTGCGCGACGCGCTCGCCAAGGTCGTCGCCGATCTCGACGAGGCTTGA
- a CDS encoding TIGR02281 family clan AA aspartic protease: MSRILLVLAVLLGTAGAVVAYGDPKRISQAGDTMSTMLKKGVAAATATTGAGHGRVVRIPRGTGGEFAVRAKVNGVNAPMVIDTGATSVVLTYETAKAAGLPLELLNFDVEVETAGGRTRAAKLSLDSIAIGRLVERSVPALVVPRGQMKTNLLGMSFLDRLESWEVRADQLRLHGYP, translated from the coding sequence GTGAGCCGGATCCTGCTGGTTCTGGCGGTGCTGCTGGGGACCGCGGGCGCGGTGGTCGCCTATGGCGACCCGAAGCGTATCTCGCAAGCCGGCGATACGATGTCGACGATGCTGAAGAAGGGCGTCGCGGCGGCGACCGCAACGACGGGCGCCGGGCATGGCCGCGTGGTCCGGATCCCGCGCGGCACCGGCGGCGAATTCGCCGTGCGCGCCAAGGTCAACGGCGTCAACGCGCCGATGGTGATCGACACCGGCGCGACCTCGGTCGTGCTGACTTACGAGACCGCAAAGGCCGCCGGGCTGCCGCTCGAATTGCTGAATTTCGACGTCGAGGTCGAAACCGCCGGCGGGCGCACCCGCGCCGCCAAGCTGTCGCTCGACAGCATCGCGATCGGCAGGCTGGTGGAGCGTTCGGTGCCGGCGCTGGTGGTGCCGCGCGGCCAGATGAAGACCAATCTGCTCGGCATGAGTTTCCTCGACCGGCTGGAAAGCTGGGAGGTCCGCGCCGACCAGTTGCGGCTGCACGGCTATCCGTAA
- a CDS encoding DUF1289 domain-containing protein, producing the protein MSIETPCIAVCLIDPQTGLCYGCGRTLPEIARWHRLASDERLAIMDALPERMAAAGLEPPKPRSDRAD; encoded by the coding sequence ATGAGCATCGAAACGCCCTGCATCGCGGTCTGCCTGATCGATCCGCAAACCGGCCTGTGCTACGGCTGCGGCCGCACGCTTCCCGAAATCGCACGCTGGCACCGGCTCGCCAGCGACGAGCGCCTCGCCATCATGGACGCCTTGCCGGAGCGGATGGCCGCGGCCGGCCTGGAGCCGCCCAAGCCGCGCTCGGACCGCGCCGACTGA
- a CDS encoding HAMP domain-containing sensor histidine kinase, protein MSESAEKPEVFQLPAENPVVAPARNRRAAAQRVREARDRLTSTSGTRPAFDHELVRQFAQTRLSASFVIMLLVVVTGILFAFWFDPVTAGCWTVGMLCIHAVMIRNCSRFLQEPASPSRTRSWRRRFVALDLLYGLAWTTILVHPIGLTVVSNTLLMFLMLLVVAVSSMLAASLPIAALAATVPVTAAITLNFVLGGTFDSYVLAALTVAAEAYFALLAHRLHSTTLATLEARAEKDALIGELEQAKAISDEARHRAEAANVAKSRFLAQMSHELRTPLNAILGFSEVMKSEIFGAHAVPVYKDYSADIHNSGVHLLNLINEILDLSRIEAGRYELNEEAISLVHVVTDCHHLLKLRASSRGITIHEVFEQGMPRIWGDERAVRQVVLNLLSNSIKFTPQGGEIWLKVGWTASGGQYLSVKDTGSGIPEEEIPVVLASFGQGSNSIKSAEQGAGLGLPIAKSLVDMHGGTFTLKSKLRIGTEVIVTFPPERVMSALAPMADEAPLQPSLGDTDERSRARGKPIMNAGTGL, encoded by the coding sequence ATGAGTGAGTCCGCCGAAAAGCCCGAAGTCTTCCAGCTTCCGGCTGAAAACCCGGTGGTCGCCCCGGCGCGCAACCGGCGCGCTGCGGCTCAACGCGTCCGCGAAGCCCGCGACCGGCTGACCTCGACCAGCGGCACCCGCCCCGCCTTCGACCACGAACTCGTCCGGCAATTCGCGCAGACAAGGCTGTCGGCGTCCTTCGTCATCATGCTGCTGGTGGTGGTCACCGGCATCCTGTTCGCATTCTGGTTCGATCCGGTCACCGCCGGCTGCTGGACCGTCGGGATGCTGTGCATCCACGCCGTGATGATCCGCAACTGCAGCCGCTTCCTGCAGGAGCCCGCCTCGCCGTCACGCACCCGGAGCTGGCGCCGCCGCTTCGTGGCGCTCGATCTGCTGTACGGCCTCGCCTGGACCACGATCCTGGTCCACCCGATCGGGCTGACCGTCGTCTCCAACACGCTGTTGATGTTCCTGATGCTGCTGGTGGTGGCGGTGTCGAGCATGCTGGCCGCCAGCCTGCCGATCGCGGCACTGGCGGCGACCGTGCCGGTCACCGCGGCGATCACTCTGAATTTCGTGCTCGGCGGCACCTTCGACAGCTACGTGCTGGCGGCGCTGACGGTCGCGGCGGAAGCCTACTTCGCGCTGCTCGCGCATCGCCTGCATTCGACCACGCTGGCGACGCTGGAAGCGCGCGCCGAGAAGGACGCGCTGATCGGCGAGCTCGAACAGGCCAAGGCGATTTCCGACGAGGCGCGGCATCGGGCGGAGGCCGCCAACGTCGCCAAGTCGCGGTTTCTCGCGCAGATGAGTCACGAGCTGCGCACGCCGCTCAACGCCATCCTCGGCTTTTCCGAAGTGATGAAGAGCGAGATCTTCGGCGCGCATGCGGTGCCGGTCTACAAGGACTACTCGGCGGACATTCACAATTCCGGCGTCCACCTGCTCAACCTGATCAACGAAATCCTCGATCTGTCGCGGATCGAGGCCGGCCGCTACGAACTCAACGAGGAAGCGATCTCGCTGGTCCATGTGGTGACGGATTGTCATCACCTGCTGAAGCTGCGCGCCTCCAGCCGCGGCATCACCATCCACGAAGTGTTCGAGCAGGGCATGCCGCGGATCTGGGGCGACGAGCGCGCCGTGCGCCAGGTCGTGCTCAATCTGCTGTCGAACTCGATCAAGTTCACGCCGCAGGGCGGCGAGATCTGGCTCAAGGTCGGCTGGACCGCGTCGGGCGGCCAGTATCTCAGCGTCAAGGACACCGGCTCGGGCATCCCCGAAGAGGAGATCCCGGTGGTGCTGGCGTCGTTCGGCCAGGGCTCCAACTCGATCAAATCCGCCGAACAGGGCGCCGGCCTCGGCCTGCCGATCGCCAAGAGCCTGGTCGACATGCACGGCGGCACCTTCACGCTGAAATCGAAGCTGCGGATCGGCACCGAAGTGATCGTCACCTTCCCGCCGGAGCGGGTGATGTCGGCGCTGGCGCCGATGGCCGACGAGGCGCCGCTGCAGCCGAGCCTCGGCGACACCGACGAACGCAGCCGCGCGCGCGGCAAGCCGATCATGAATGCCGGCACCGGGCTGTAG
- a CDS encoding NAD(P)-dependent oxidoreductase, which produces MAKVAFLGLGVMGFPMAGHLVKKGGHEVTVYNRTAAKAKAWAEQFGGRVAATPAEAAKDQDFVMACVGNDDDLRAVTTGADGAFAAMKSGAIFVDHTTASAEVARELDAAATKAGFAFIDAPVSGGQAGAQNGVLTVMCGGSDADYAKAEPVIASYARMCKLLGPAGSGQLTKMVNQICIAGLVQGLSEGIHFAKQAGLDVNAVIDTISKGAAQSWQMENRHKTMIDGKYDFGFAVEWMRKDLSICLAESRRNGASLPVTALVDAFYAEVEKLGGRRWDTSSLLARLER; this is translated from the coding sequence ATGGCCAAAGTCGCTTTCCTCGGTCTCGGCGTGATGGGTTTTCCGATGGCCGGTCATCTCGTCAAGAAGGGGGGCCACGAGGTCACGGTCTATAATCGCACGGCGGCCAAGGCGAAGGCGTGGGCCGAACAGTTCGGCGGCCGCGTCGCGGCGACGCCGGCCGAGGCGGCGAAGGATCAGGACTTCGTGATGGCCTGCGTCGGCAACGACGACGATCTGCGCGCGGTGACCACCGGCGCCGACGGCGCGTTCGCGGCGATGAAGTCGGGTGCGATTTTCGTCGACCACACCACCGCCTCCGCCGAAGTGGCGCGCGAACTCGATGCCGCCGCGACCAAGGCCGGCTTCGCCTTCATCGATGCGCCGGTGTCGGGCGGCCAGGCCGGCGCGCAGAACGGCGTGCTGACGGTGATGTGCGGCGGCAGCGACGCGGATTATGCGAAGGCCGAACCGGTGATCGCGTCCTATGCGCGGATGTGCAAGCTGCTCGGCCCGGCGGGCTCCGGCCAGCTCACCAAGATGGTCAACCAGATCTGCATCGCCGGTCTGGTGCAGGGGCTGTCGGAGGGCATCCACTTTGCGAAACAGGCCGGGCTCGACGTCAACGCGGTGATCGACACCATCTCCAAGGGCGCCGCACAGTCCTGGCAGATGGAGAACCGCCACAAGACCATGATCGACGGCAAGTATGATTTCGGCTTCGCGGTCGAATGGATGCGCAAGGATCTGTCGATCTGCCTCGCCGAGTCGCGCCGCAACGGCGCCAGCCTGCCGGTCACGGCGCTGGTCGACGCCTTCTATGCCGAAGTCGAGAAGCTCGGCGGCCGGCGCTGGGACACCTCCAGCCTGCTGGCGCGGCTCGAACGCTGA